One window from the genome of Sulfodiicoccus acidiphilus encodes:
- a CDS encoding cytochrome b, translating to MVEEQSKTTLDRILDWLDERLGIYGHTLRQSPRYGFRLDYWLGSFVLGAFVFEVITGMLVAIYYVPGDPYQSTLFLIQNVPYGGLLFSLHSWGAYAMVFLLLVHMTRNFIDGAYRKPRELMWIVGTLLAGLTLTEAFLGYSLPYNLISWTATTTGLNLFTYMPFNLGSLISTFTLLPSLPGIASNVDPLIQRFFVFHWIVGFLIGAVLGLHLYIFEKHGLTPPLTKEPNAPELIDQYPERLRSDPNWRLQPLTRTFGMIVMTMLLIFGSIFLISSMVPFDIQATASGLKYLMPAYNAALAAQTPPIPDWYFLFVYFFFKSVTPTLASDLFLAWAVITALFPFIDQYVFRHKAPHPVMRPAAISLGTGFIVSFVVNSIWADLTPGRDIGPIGVEVDGLIFLLSFAILFPTLRFLQGRSVKGEHLSGGLRRGFTSTKAVDSVQLNESKMKVSPRALIRSLELSAIVLLILITYMTIRLASILAEGGYTTILQFEGGQLIGTDMILAGMLTYIYVTFLGEQR from the coding sequence GTGGTAGAGGAGCAGTCTAAAACTACTCTAGATAGGATATTGGATTGGTTGGACGAGAGGTTGGGGATATACGGCCACACCCTCCGTCAGTCTCCCAGATATGGATTCAGGCTGGATTACTGGTTGGGATCGTTCGTGTTGGGGGCGTTCGTCTTCGAGGTCATTACTGGAATGCTAGTGGCTATATATTACGTCCCTGGGGACCCGTATCAATCTACCCTTTTCCTTATACAGAACGTCCCCTACGGTGGTCTCCTGTTCAGCCTGCACAGTTGGGGAGCGTACGCCATGGTCTTCCTACTCCTAGTACACATGACGAGGAACTTCATAGACGGTGCCTACAGGAAACCTAGGGAACTAATGTGGATAGTGGGGACCTTACTAGCAGGACTCACCTTGACCGAAGCCTTCCTCGGGTATTCGCTACCGTACAACCTCATATCCTGGACCGCGACGACGACCGGACTGAATTTGTTCACTTATATGCCATTCAACTTAGGTAGCTTGATTTCGACCTTCACCCTCCTTCCCTCACTACCGGGAATAGCCTCGAACGTTGATCCCTTAATCCAGAGGTTCTTCGTCTTCCACTGGATAGTCGGATTCCTAATAGGTGCAGTGCTAGGGCTTCACCTCTACATATTCGAGAAACACGGGCTAACACCTCCACTGACTAAGGAACCTAACGCTCCTGAGCTCATAGATCAGTACCCAGAAAGACTCAGGAGCGACCCCAACTGGAGGCTACAGCCCCTCACTAGAACGTTCGGAATGATCGTGATGACGATGCTGCTGATCTTTGGTTCGATATTTCTCATTTCCTCGATGGTACCATTCGACATTCAGGCAACTGCCTCTGGTCTGAAGTACCTGATGCCTGCATACAACGCCGCTCTGGCTGCCCAAACCCCTCCAATTCCCGACTGGTACTTCTTATTCGTTTACTTCTTCTTCAAGTCTGTGACACCAACCTTGGCCTCCGACCTCTTCTTGGCCTGGGCAGTGATAACCGCACTGTTCCCATTCATAGACCAGTACGTGTTCAGGCACAAGGCCCCGCATCCAGTAATGAGACCGGCGGCGATTTCGTTGGGGACTGGCTTCATAGTGTCGTTCGTAGTTAACAGTATATGGGCGGACCTCACTCCGGGAAGGGACATTGGACCCATAGGGGTGGAAGTGGATGGACTCATCTTCCTTCTCAGTTTTGCAATTCTTTTCCCCACTCTAAGGTTCCTTCAAGGTAGAAGCGTAAAGGGTGAACATTTGAGCGGAGGACTGAGAAGAGGGTTTACCTCCACGAAAGCTGTCGATTCGGTCCAATTAAATGAGTCGAAAATGAAGGTGAGTCCTCGTGCCCTAATTAGGAGCTTAGAGCTCTCTGCAATTGTATTATTGATTCTTATTACCTACATGACTATAAGGCTCGCATCAATTTTAGCGGAAGGAGGGTATACCACGATCCTTCAATTCGAGGGCGGACAGCTAATTGGGACTGACATGATTTTGGCGGGAATGCTGACTTACATTTACGTGACTTTCCTAGGTGAGCAAAGATGA
- a CDS encoding cbb3-type cytochrome c oxidase subunit I, with translation MRRVSEYFKIALTTTNASDIGIMYIILALVSLVIGSADASMIRVQLTFNDMSAVTYYNAVSLHGIFMIFFMVMPFSTGLGNYLVPRMIGARDLYWPKINALSFWILVPAVIMTAVSPLFGPINTGWYMYAPLSTDLAVNGGYGVDLVEIALIVAGLSTTLTGINFIMTILRLRKVKYFKMPLFAWSFFATAILMMVALPPLTGGLVMAFLERNWNLPFFNYKLGGDPVLWQQLFWFFGHPEVYILILPAMGIIGEILPRMVGRPIYGYKALALSSMAIAFLSVFSVWMHHMFVSVINPIANLITSAMTMAIAIPSGIKVLNWTATLYGGRLRFTGPAIAALGFIALFLVGGITGVFFPLIPLDYAFNGTYLVVGHFHYMVFAILVGLLGGVMYYFPYFTGKRFDHELGKTSMLMIVVGAFVIATGMTIDGVLGMPRRYAVVPAPMYQPFQNFIDVGAVIEGLGLLLLVGTLIWAWLRGPRVVGLDPWGGEAIGLPDFNIRPVALPLTFGKEMDGSEPEHRHGTFYPAVLGLMLSFPAIGFLLILHGMLPEGLLSILAFLGFGVAWMYHDYFKPSTFAMPHVGSLPGVKVSSTVTSPQVTTESEGVPTIERGIEQAKEVKTPILLFIIAEIFLFSSFIGGYLYVRNITPSAQLLPPLRVDWYGLPLAMTVILLSSSIPAHFSHHFMMKGKEKLFKATAALTFLMGLTFLSGQIYEFTHIVHFTPQTDVFTAFFYSIVWLHGFHVMMGLTLWGFTLLRTTKIRPFQAATMSTYYWHFVDAIWVVVFTMLYLQLPIYHP, from the coding sequence ATGAGGAGAGTGAGTGAGTACTTCAAGATCGCACTCACCACGACCAACGCCTCAGACATAGGTATAATGTACATAATCCTAGCGCTGGTCAGCCTCGTCATAGGCTCAGCCGACGCCTCAATGATTAGAGTCCAACTCACTTTCAACGACATGAGCGCAGTGACCTATTACAACGCAGTGAGCCTCCACGGCATATTCATGATATTCTTCATGGTGATGCCCTTCTCCACGGGTCTAGGGAACTACCTAGTTCCGAGAATGATAGGCGCTCGCGACCTATACTGGCCCAAGATAAACGCTCTCTCCTTCTGGATCCTTGTACCGGCCGTCATTATGACGGCTGTGTCACCTCTCTTCGGTCCTATTAACACCGGGTGGTACATGTACGCTCCACTTTCTACCGACCTCGCTGTGAACGGCGGCTACGGAGTTGACCTAGTGGAGATCGCCCTAATCGTTGCTGGTCTCTCCACAACGCTCACGGGAATAAATTTCATCATGACAATTTTGAGACTCAGGAAGGTGAAGTACTTCAAGATGCCTCTCTTCGCGTGGAGCTTCTTCGCCACGGCTATACTAATGATGGTGGCCTTGCCTCCCTTGACAGGTGGACTAGTGATGGCGTTCCTAGAGAGGAACTGGAACCTCCCATTCTTCAACTACAAGTTGGGAGGAGATCCGGTACTTTGGCAACAGCTGTTTTGGTTCTTCGGTCACCCCGAGGTGTACATTCTCATTTTACCCGCCATGGGTATAATAGGGGAGATATTACCTAGGATGGTGGGAAGGCCGATATATGGGTACAAGGCCCTGGCCTTATCTTCAATGGCAATAGCTTTCCTCAGCGTCTTCAGCGTTTGGATGCACCACATGTTCGTTTCCGTGATAAATCCCATTGCCAACCTTATAACCTCCGCCATGACCATGGCGATAGCGATTCCATCCGGAATAAAAGTCCTTAACTGGACTGCCACTCTGTACGGAGGAAGACTAAGGTTCACAGGACCAGCCATTGCGGCTCTGGGTTTCATAGCTCTATTCCTTGTAGGCGGGATAACGGGGGTGTTCTTTCCGCTAATTCCCTTGGATTACGCTTTCAACGGAACCTACCTCGTTGTCGGTCACTTCCATTACATGGTGTTCGCCATCTTAGTGGGGCTTTTAGGTGGAGTGATGTATTACTTCCCTTACTTCACAGGTAAAAGGTTCGACCACGAGCTAGGCAAGACTTCCATGTTGATGATCGTAGTAGGAGCTTTCGTGATAGCTACTGGGATGACAATCGACGGCGTGCTTGGCATGCCCAGGAGGTACGCAGTTGTTCCCGCACCCATGTACCAACCGTTCCAGAACTTCATAGACGTGGGAGCCGTGATAGAGGGATTGGGTCTATTGTTACTAGTTGGAACGTTGATCTGGGCCTGGTTGCGGGGTCCCAGGGTTGTCGGTTTGGACCCCTGGGGAGGAGAGGCGATTGGCCTTCCAGACTTCAACATAAGGCCAGTCGCACTACCTCTTACCTTCGGTAAGGAAATGGACGGCTCCGAGCCAGAGCACAGGCACGGAACGTTCTACCCCGCCGTGCTTGGGTTAATGCTCTCCTTCCCCGCGATCGGATTCCTACTGATTCTGCACGGCATGTTGCCTGAGGGACTACTCTCCATTTTAGCGTTCCTGGGCTTCGGCGTGGCGTGGATGTACCACGATTACTTCAAACCTTCAACTTTCGCCATGCCTCACGTAGGTTCTCTTCCTGGAGTCAAGGTCTCTTCCACCGTGACTTCACCTCAAGTCACCACTGAGAGTGAAGGGGTACCCACGATAGAGAGGGGGATCGAGCAGGCCAAGGAAGTGAAGACTCCGATACTTCTGTTCATAATAGCCGAGATATTCCTCTTCAGTTCCTTCATAGGAGGTTACCTATACGTGAGGAACATCACTCCGTCGGCTCAACTTCTCCCGCCCCTTAGGGTGGACTGGTACGGCCTCCCGTTGGCTATGACTGTGATCCTGTTGTCGAGCTCTATCCCAGCTCACTTCTCCCACCACTTCATGATGAAGGGGAAGGAGAAGTTGTTCAAGGCCACTGCAGCACTAACATTCCTAATGGGACTTACGTTCCTGAGCGGACAGATATACGAGTTCACTCACATAGTCCACTTCACACCTCAAACTGACGTCTTCACCGCTTTCTTCTACAGCATAGTCTGGTTACACGGTTTTCACGTCATGATGGGGTTAACATTGTGGGGCTTCACTTTACTGAGGACCACAAAGATCAGGCCATTCCAGGCCGCTACAATGTCGACCTACTACTGGCACTTCGTTGATGCTATATGGGTCGTGGTGTTCACGATGCTCTACCTTCAGTTGCCCATTTATCACCCGTGA
- a CDS encoding Rieske 2Fe-2S domain-containing protein encodes MNRRDFLRLTLVVGGALSIVPLVKPVFDYMGFYYEELPSLSSKYYVASNKQGLEGFPKFKVANVSDLSGSCPVYFFAYPLTNEPCFLVDFSKLNNEKDVSFDNPYYGKFRINQSFKEISGVGPNNSICAFSDVCVHLGCQLPAQVLTSSPSNPGLNPSTSILHCPCHGSMYKLDEGGLVVGGPAPRPLPAVILEYDDSTGDIYAVGTNAPYFSEAVPRINPSSNLLYDPRYNGYSVPSNPACIKGG; translated from the coding sequence ATGAATAGGAGAGACTTCCTTAGGCTGACGCTTGTAGTGGGTGGGGCGCTCTCCATTGTGCCTCTGGTTAAGCCAGTGTTCGACTACATGGGTTTCTACTACGAAGAATTGCCGAGCCTATCGTCGAAGTATTACGTTGCCTCTAACAAGCAAGGGCTAGAAGGATTCCCCAAGTTCAAGGTGGCCAACGTAAGTGATCTCAGCGGTTCGTGCCCCGTCTACTTCTTTGCTTATCCACTGACCAACGAACCCTGCTTCTTAGTAGATTTCAGTAAGCTGAACAACGAGAAAGACGTCTCTTTCGATAATCCTTACTACGGCAAGTTCAGGATAAACCAGAGCTTCAAAGAAATCTCCGGGGTGGGGCCCAATAACTCGATATGCGCGTTCAGTGACGTGTGCGTTCACCTGGGCTGCCAACTTCCGGCGCAGGTGCTCACGAGTAGTCCCTCCAACCCTGGCCTAAATCCATCAACCTCCATCCTTCATTGTCCGTGCCACGGTTCCATGTACAAGTTAGATGAGGGAGGATTAGTTGTAGGTGGACCTGCACCTAGGCCTCTTCCAGCCGTAATTTTAGAGTACGATGACTCCACGGGAGACATATATGCCGTGGGAACCAACGCGCCTTACTTCTCCGAGGCCGTACCAAGAATAAATCCTTCCAGCAATTTGCTGTATGACCCACGATACAACGGTTACTCAGTGCCCTCTAATCCTGCTTGCATTAAGGGTGGATAA